In Fragaria vesca subsp. vesca unplaced genomic scaffold, FraVesHawaii_1.0 scf0513160_u, whole genome shotgun sequence, a single window of DNA contains:
- the LOC101293948 gene encoding salutaridinol 7-O-acetyltransferase-like, with product MEVEIVSRETIKPSTPTLPHYRTYNLSFLEQLNPRTYTPIVYFYPKEASASDHYPNFCDKSDQLKKSLSETLAIYYPFSGRIKDRVSIDCNDEGVIFIEARIKVQLSQILEQPKDEELDLLFTDKLQWNDDSNLTVILAVQVSFFDCGGMAIGICMSHKVADTSTMINFINDWAAMTRDHKADQYVSPKFIAETVFPRGEIPLPPESVIEKGDCISKRYVFDASKIAALKALVCDKVQNPTRVEVVTAFIHRCAISALKSNSGSLSNPNTLLIQTVNMRARMVPPLPKSSVGSMVWYYAVSTAEEESVIELHELVTQMKERMAQFCGTYLEKFGKEWPSIFLECMEESRKSFHIQNLVVYRCSSWCRFPIYEADFGWGKPIWVTIASCVLKNTIFLIDARNGEGIEVYVNLEKQHMDMFERDPELLAFASLNPSVLI from the coding sequence ATGGAAGTTGAAATAGTATCCAGAGAAACCATCAAACCTTCCACCCCAACCTTGCCACATTACAGAACATACaacctttcttttcttgaacaGTTGAATCCTCGTACTTACACACCAATTGTTTACTTCTACCCCAAGGAAGCATCTGCTTCTGACCATTATCCTAATTTTTGTGATAAATCCGATCAGCTCAAGAAATCTCTGTCAGAAACACTAGCCATATACTACCCATTTTCCGGTAGGATCAAAGATAGAGTCTCCATCGATTGCAATGACGAAGGAGTCATTTTTATAGAAGCAAGAATCAAAGTCCAGCTGTCTCAAATTCTCGAGCAGCCGAAAGATGAGGAGCTGGACCTGTTATTCACAGACAAGTTACAGTGGAACGATGACTCCAATCTAACAGTCATCTTGGCTGTGCAAGTAAGCTTCTTCGACTGTGGTGGAATGGCAATTGGTATCTGCATGTCACATAAAGTAGCTGATACTTCCACCATGATCAACTTCATCAATGACTGGGCAGCCATGACCCGTGATCACAAAGCTGATCAATATGTGTCTCCCAAGTTTATTGCAGAAACTGTATTCCCCCGGGGTGAGATTCCACTGCCACCAGAATCTGTGATTGAGAAAGGAGACTGCATTTCCAAGAGATATGTTTTTGATGCCTCAAAAATTGCTGCCCTCAAAGCCCTGGTATGTGACAAAGTGCAAAACCCCACAAGAGTTGAAGTTGTGACTGCTTTCATCCATAGATGTGCCATATCTGCCTTGAAATCGAATTCTGGCTCCTTATCGAACCCTAATACCCTTTTGATCCAGACGGTGAATATGCGTGCTAGAATGGTTCCTCCATTGCCGAAAAGCTCAGTAGGTAGCATGGTTTGGTACTATGCAGTGTCCACAGCCGAGGAAGAGAGTGTGATAGAGTTGCATGAGCTGGTGACTCAAATGAAGGAGAGGATGGCCCAATTCTGTGGTACCTATTTGGAGAAGTTTGGTAAAGAATGGCCTTCGATCTTCTTGGAGTGTATGGAAGAGTCAAGGAAATCGTTTCATATACAGAATCTGGTTGTGTACAGATGTAGTAGCTGGTGTAGATTCCCAATTTATGAAGCAGACTTTGGCTGGGGAAAGCCAATTTGGGTCACTATTGCTAGCTGTGTGCTGAAAAATACTATCTTTCTGATTGATGCTAGGAATGGGGAAGGAATTGAAGTATATGTGAATTTGGAAAAGCAACACATGGATATGTTTGAGCGTGATCCTGAGCTTCTGGCATTTGCTTCTTTGAATCCAAGTGTGCTAATATAG